In the genome of Candidatus Pristimantibacillus lignocellulolyticus, the window TTAGATAACAAGGATGATATTTATTCTTTCTATAATGAATCAGCACGACCTTCTGTTTTACCACGTGGAGATTACATAATTACGGTAACAGCAAAGTATACAATTGATGGGGATGATACACATAAAATCAAAACTTTAGAAGTAGCTATTCCACTTACTATTGAATAATTTCATAGTGAAACCTAAATAAGATGCGCCTGTAAATACAGTCAGCATCTCATTTAGGTTATCTGATAATAAAATATTATTAAATGGAACATATCCGGATTCCCTTGTTTTATTAATAATTTGCATTGCTAACTTTCATAATATCCAAAAAAGGAACTTTAGTAATTTCTCCATCTTTACTTACATGTACTAGCTTCGTACGCGAGTCCATTACAACAATACACCCTATTACATTATCTTCCCAATTCCATACTTCTAACTCTACGATAGTATTTTCATTTTTTGCTTCAACTAATCGTTCTCCTAATTCCTCTAATTCAAACTCATCTCGAGTTGGACGTTTTGGTTTCGCATTACCCTTTTTTGGTTTCGGTATCATTCTATATATGCTCCTTCAATTTCACTTATTCAATATTTGAATCCGTCCTTTTGAGCGAACAGTGTATCTAATTTCATATGCTCCTGTAGTCATTACCTATATTTTATGCAAAAGGCTTACCACCATTAGCTTCTAATTATACACGAACGTACGATCTTATTACAAGGTTTGAAATTAATATAATTTTAGTTTCAAATATTCCTTAAAACTTTGGACATATTAACAAATAAAGGAGTGATAAGGATGCATACTGTGTGGAAAGGTGCTATCA includes:
- a CDS encoding YolD-like family protein translates to MIPKPKKGNAKPKRPTRDEFELEELGERLVEAKNENTIVELEVWNWEDNVIGCIVVMDSRTKLVHVSKDGEITKVPFLDIMKVSNANY